One window of the Streptomyces sp. NBC_00259 genome contains the following:
- a CDS encoding carbohydrate ABC transporter permease: MASDIPAAAPSQGEEGAAPAQPSPTVDTAAAERRRARRSRWYRRDVRWSPYAFVAPFFVFFAAFGLFPLLYTGWASLHRVELTAPTDMEWVGLRNFSRLLEDEFFWNALKNTFTIGVISTVPQLLIALGIAHLLNYRLRTSMFFRVAALTPYATSVAAATLVFVLLFGRDYGMINWALGLAGIDPVDWQNGEWTSQIAVSTIVIWRWTGYNALIYLAAMQAIPNDLYESAALDGASRWQQFVHVTVPSLRPTILFTCVVSTIGATQLFGEPLLFNGGAGATGGADHQFQTLGLYLYEQGWVNLHLGRASAIAWTMFLILLVIGAVNWLLVRRLRKSA; this comes from the coding sequence ATGGCGAGTGACATCCCTGCCGCCGCGCCCTCCCAGGGGGAGGAGGGCGCGGCCCCGGCGCAGCCGTCCCCGACGGTCGACACCGCCGCGGCCGAACGGCGCCGGGCGCGCCGCAGCCGCTGGTACCGGCGGGACGTGCGGTGGAGCCCGTACGCCTTCGTCGCGCCGTTCTTCGTGTTCTTCGCGGCCTTCGGGCTCTTCCCGCTCCTCTATACCGGCTGGGCCTCGCTGCACCGGGTGGAACTGACCGCGCCGACGGACATGGAGTGGGTGGGGCTGCGCAACTTCTCCCGGCTGCTGGAGGACGAGTTCTTCTGGAACGCGCTGAAGAACACCTTCACCATCGGGGTCATCTCGACGGTGCCCCAGCTGCTGATCGCCCTGGGCATCGCCCATCTGCTCAACTACCGGCTGCGCACCTCGATGTTCTTCCGGGTCGCGGCGCTCACTCCGTACGCCACGTCCGTGGCCGCGGCGACGCTCGTCTTCGTGCTGCTCTTCGGGCGCGACTACGGAATGATCAACTGGGCGCTGGGGCTGGCCGGGATCGACCCCGTCGACTGGCAGAACGGCGAGTGGACCTCCCAGATCGCGGTCTCGACGATCGTCATCTGGCGCTGGACCGGCTACAACGCGCTGATCTATCTGGCGGCGATGCAGGCCATCCCGAACGATCTGTACGAGTCGGCGGCGCTCGACGGGGCCTCCCGGTGGCAGCAGTTCGTGCATGTGACCGTTCCGTCGCTGCGCCCGACGATCCTCTTCACCTGTGTGGTGTCGACGATCGGCGCGACGCAGCTGTTCGGCGAGCCGCTGCTGTTCAACGGCGGCGCGGGAGCGACGGGCGGCGCCGACCACCAGTTCCAGACGCTCGGACTCTATCTGTACGAGCAGGGCTGGGTGAACCTCCATCTCGGCCGGGCCTCGGCGATCGCCTGGACCATGTTCCTGATCCTGCTGGTGATCGGCGCCGTGAACTGGCTGCTCGTCCGCCGGCTCCGCAAGAGCGCGTAG
- a CDS encoding LacI family DNA-binding transcriptional regulator: protein MVDRRNAGVRAGAVRARTGGRSGGRPTLEEVAARAGVGRGTVSRVINGSPRVSDETRAAVEAAVAELGYVPNRAARALAANRTDAIALVVPEPEARFFAEPYFSDIVRGVGAALADTDMQLLLTFAGSDRKRRRLAEYLAAGRVDGVLLVSVHADDPLPDLLEQLAIPAVISGRRSADEPLAAVDSDNTEGARAAVTHLLSRGRRTIATITGRLDVYGAQCRLDGYRDALATAGVAADEQLIAPADFTEEGGRRAMRALLDRRPALDAVFAASDVMAAGARQVLRESGRRIPDDVALVGFDDSAVARHMDPALTSVRQPIEDMGRTMAGLLLQEIADRSGPQRPRIVLPTELVVRDSS from the coding sequence ATGGTGGATCGCCGGAATGCCGGTGTCCGGGCCGGCGCTGTGCGCGCCCGTACCGGAGGCAGAAGCGGCGGCCGACCGACCCTCGAAGAGGTCGCCGCGCGGGCCGGAGTCGGCCGCGGCACGGTCTCCCGCGTGATCAACGGCTCGCCAAGGGTCAGCGACGAGACCCGGGCCGCCGTCGAGGCGGCCGTCGCCGAACTCGGCTACGTACCCAACCGCGCGGCCCGCGCGCTCGCCGCCAACCGCACCGACGCCATCGCCCTCGTCGTCCCCGAACCCGAGGCGCGCTTCTTCGCGGAACCGTACTTCTCCGACATCGTGCGCGGTGTCGGTGCGGCCCTCGCCGACACGGACATGCAACTGCTGCTGACCTTCGCCGGCTCCGACCGCAAACGACGCAGACTCGCCGAGTACCTTGCCGCGGGACGCGTGGACGGCGTCCTGCTGGTGTCCGTGCACGCCGACGACCCGCTGCCCGACCTGCTGGAACAGCTCGCGATCCCGGCCGTCATCAGCGGCCGCCGCTCGGCCGACGAACCCCTGGCCGCCGTCGACTCCGACAACACCGAGGGCGCCCGCGCGGCCGTCACCCACCTCCTGTCCCGCGGCCGCCGCACCATCGCCACGATCACCGGCCGCCTCGACGTCTACGGCGCCCAGTGCCGCCTCGACGGCTACCGGGACGCCCTCGCCACGGCAGGCGTCGCCGCCGACGAACAACTGATCGCCCCCGCCGACTTCACCGAGGAAGGCGGCCGCCGCGCCATGCGCGCCCTGCTGGACCGCCGCCCCGCCCTCGACGCGGTCTTCGCCGCCTCCGACGTCATGGCGGCCGGCGCCCGCCAGGTCCTGCGCGAGTCGGGACGCCGCATCCCCGACGACGTCGCGCTGGTCGGCTTCGACGACTCCGCCGTGGCCCGCCACATGGACCCGGCGCTGACCAGCGTCCGCCAGCCGATCGAGGACATGGGCCGCACCATGGCCGGACTCCTCCTTCAGGAGATCGCGGACCGCAGCGGACCGCAGCGCCCGAGGATCGTGCTGCCGACCGAGCTGGTGGTCCGCGACTCGTCCTGA
- a CDS encoding carbohydrate ABC transporter permease, which produces MLTTTTDPTATARPTTTAKPARVRAGRQLHGGRITHAVLIVFTVGSLFPLVWTAIAASRNNTRLAQTPPPFWFGGNLFKNLEIAWTDANMGTALLNTTVVAGTVAAGTVVFSTLAGFAFAKLRFRFKNLLMVLVIGTMMVPPQLSVVPLYMLIAELSWTDQLQSVILPMLVSAFGVFFMRQYLSEALPTELIEAARVDGASSWRVVWHVVFPAARPAMAVLGMLTFVMAWNDFFWPIIALTQNGSPTVQVALTGLGRGFIPDQSVIMAGALLGTLPLLLAFVIFGKQIVGGIMQGAVKG; this is translated from the coding sequence GTGCTGACGACCACCACCGACCCCACGGCCACCGCCAGGCCGACGACGACCGCCAAGCCGGCGCGGGTCCGAGCCGGAAGGCAACTGCACGGCGGGCGGATCACCCATGCGGTGCTGATCGTGTTCACCGTGGGCTCGCTCTTCCCGTTGGTGTGGACGGCGATCGCGGCGTCCCGCAACAACACCCGGCTCGCACAGACTCCCCCGCCGTTCTGGTTCGGCGGCAATCTCTTCAAGAACCTCGAAATCGCCTGGACCGACGCCAACATGGGGACGGCGTTGCTCAACACCACCGTCGTGGCGGGCACGGTGGCGGCGGGCACGGTCGTCTTCTCGACGCTCGCGGGATTCGCCTTCGCCAAACTCCGCTTCCGGTTCAAGAACCTCCTCATGGTGCTCGTGATCGGCACGATGATGGTGCCGCCGCAGCTCAGCGTCGTGCCGCTGTACATGCTCATCGCCGAACTGTCGTGGACCGACCAGCTGCAGTCCGTCATCCTTCCGATGCTCGTCAGCGCCTTCGGCGTGTTCTTCATGCGGCAGTACCTCAGCGAGGCACTGCCGACGGAGCTGATCGAGGCGGCCCGGGTGGACGGGGCGAGCAGCTGGCGCGTGGTGTGGCATGTCGTCTTCCCGGCCGCGCGGCCGGCGATGGCGGTCCTCGGCATGCTGACGTTCGTGATGGCCTGGAACGACTTCTTCTGGCCGATCATCGCGCTCACGCAGAACGGCAGCCCGACCGTGCAGGTGGCGCTGACCGGGCTCGGCCGCGGTTTCATCCCCGACCAGTCGGTGATCATGGCCGGTGCGCTGCTGGGCACGCTGCCGCTGCTGCTCGCCTTCGTGATCTTCGGCAAGCAGATCGTGGGCGGCATCATGCAGGGCGCCGTCAAGGGCTGA
- a CDS encoding methyltransferase domain-containing protein, with translation MTTAQPGGYTALVRQLHERGLLDPTWRAVWEAVPRERFIPGRAWRQDADRCVPLVSYAERIALIHSDEPVVIQLDDGVDGGPGVATSSNSQPSMVARSLGLLQVDDGARVLEIGTASGHVAALLSERLGAERVFSIEVDPALAAHAGTALDAAGYRPHLRCGDGGAGWPEAAPFDGVIATCALRHVPRAYVDQVRPGGSIVAPLDREFWSGVLVQLTVRRDGTASGRFHGGASYMPMRSHRAVAGAPVDSSTVRARRTDLAGSAILRLGFALYAGTRLPGVRLWHADGPAGVQVWAQHPGGSAATAVDGDV, from the coding sequence GTGACCACCGCCCAACCGGGCGGGTACACCGCGCTCGTGCGGCAGTTGCACGAGCGCGGTCTGCTCGACCCCACATGGCGCGCGGTGTGGGAAGCCGTGCCCCGCGAGCGGTTCATCCCCGGGCGGGCGTGGCGGCAGGACGCCGACCGCTGCGTACCGCTCGTCTCGTACGCGGAGCGGATCGCCCTCATCCACAGCGACGAACCGGTCGTGATCCAGCTCGACGACGGCGTCGACGGCGGGCCCGGCGTCGCCACCTCGTCGAACTCGCAGCCGAGCATGGTCGCCCGCTCGCTCGGTCTGCTCCAGGTCGACGACGGAGCCCGGGTGCTGGAGATCGGCACCGCCTCGGGACACGTCGCCGCGCTGCTGTCCGAGCGGCTCGGCGCCGAGCGGGTGTTCAGCATCGAAGTCGATCCCGCGCTCGCCGCGCACGCCGGGACCGCGCTGGACGCCGCCGGCTACCGGCCGCACCTGCGCTGTGGCGACGGCGGGGCGGGGTGGCCCGAGGCGGCACCTTTCGACGGCGTCATCGCCACGTGCGCGCTGCGGCACGTTCCGCGTGCGTACGTCGACCAGGTCCGGCCCGGCGGAAGCATCGTCGCGCCGCTGGACCGCGAGTTCTGGAGCGGCGTCCTGGTCCAGCTCACGGTGCGCCGCGACGGCACCGCGTCCGGACGTTTCCACGGCGGCGCCTCGTACATGCCGATGCGGTCGCATCGGGCCGTCGCGGGCGCCCCGGTCGACAGCTCGACCGTCCGGGCCCGCAGGACCGACCTCGCGGGCTCCGCGATCCTCCGTCTCGGATTCGCCCTGTACGCGGGTACCCGGCTGCCCGGCGTCCGTCTGTGGCACGCCGACGGCCCGGCAGGTGTCCAGGTGTGGGCGCAGCACCCGGGCGGATCCGCGGCGACCGCCGTCGACGGTGACGTATGA
- a CDS encoding ABC transporter substrate-binding protein, whose protein sequence is MRRTVILAVVAALGAGLLAGCAEDSEEPGAGSAGGAGGAKGRTTITVGVFGAFGLKEAGLYDEYMKLHKNIEIKQTSIERNENYYPQLLTHLGSGSGLADIQAVEVNNIAEITTTQADKLVDLGKTEGVSKDSFLPWKWAQATNKDGKTIGLGTDIGPQGICYRKDLFAKAGLPTDREAVGKLWAGDWNKYLAAGKQYKAKAPKGTTFVDSASGVMAAITGSSAKRFYDESGEVVYKTNPAVKDAFDTAAAFATEGLSGKLQQFTPAWDQGYANGTFATVSCPAWMLGYIQDKAGPAGKDKWDVAPAPKPSNWGGSFLIVPEAGKNKTEAAKLAAWLTAPEQQAKLFEKRGSFPSAQAAYSLPAVSGAKHEYFGNAPIGQIFSQAAEGIPVLIVGPKDLVIAQNLADVGMLQVGQKGKSPQEGWDAAVKAIDNALDQ, encoded by the coding sequence ATGCGCAGGACCGTAATCCTGGCGGTCGTCGCGGCGCTCGGCGCCGGGCTGCTGGCCGGCTGTGCCGAGGACAGCGAGGAGCCCGGCGCAGGCTCCGCCGGCGGGGCCGGCGGCGCCAAGGGCAGAACCACGATCACGGTGGGGGTCTTCGGGGCCTTCGGTCTCAAGGAGGCCGGGCTCTACGACGAATACATGAAGCTCCACAAGAACATCGAGATCAAGCAGACCTCGATCGAACGCAACGAGAACTACTACCCGCAGCTGCTCACCCATCTGGGCAGTGGCAGCGGCCTCGCCGACATCCAGGCCGTCGAGGTCAACAACATCGCCGAGATCACCACCACCCAGGCGGACAAGCTCGTCGACCTGGGCAAGACCGAGGGCGTCAGCAAGGACAGCTTCCTGCCGTGGAAGTGGGCCCAGGCCACGAACAAGGACGGGAAGACGATCGGCCTCGGCACCGACATCGGCCCGCAGGGCATCTGCTACCGCAAGGACCTCTTCGCCAAGGCGGGGCTGCCCACCGATCGTGAGGCCGTCGGCAAGCTGTGGGCCGGCGACTGGAACAAGTACCTCGCGGCGGGCAAGCAGTACAAGGCGAAGGCGCCCAAGGGCACGACCTTCGTGGACTCCGCGTCCGGAGTGATGGCGGCGATCACCGGCAGCAGCGCCAAGCGGTTCTACGACGAGAGCGGCGAGGTCGTCTACAAGACGAACCCGGCCGTGAAGGACGCCTTCGACACCGCCGCGGCCTTCGCGACCGAGGGCCTGAGCGGCAAGCTCCAGCAGTTCACGCCCGCCTGGGACCAGGGTTACGCCAACGGCACCTTCGCCACGGTCTCCTGCCCGGCCTGGATGCTCGGCTACATCCAGGACAAGGCGGGACCGGCGGGCAAGGACAAGTGGGACGTCGCCCCGGCGCCGAAGCCCAGCAACTGGGGCGGCTCGTTCCTGATCGTCCCCGAGGCGGGCAAGAACAAGACCGAGGCGGCGAAGCTCGCGGCCTGGCTGACCGCGCCCGAGCAGCAGGCGAAGCTCTTCGAGAAGCGCGGCAGCTTCCCGAGCGCCCAGGCCGCCTACTCGCTGCCCGCCGTGTCCGGCGCCAAGCACGAGTACTTCGGCAACGCCCCGATCGGGCAGATCTTCTCCCAGGCCGCCGAGGGCATCCCGGTGCTGATCGTCGGTCCGAAGGACCTGGTCATCGCCCAGAACCTGGCGGACGTCGGCATGCTCCAGGTCGGCCAGAAGGGCAAGTCCCCCCAGGAAGGCTGGGACGCCGCCGTGAAGGCCATCGACAACGCGCTGGACCAGTGA